CAGCAACTCGATAATCCAATAGGACGTGGGTTGGAAAAGCTGCTGCTGGATCGATCTGAATTTGACACCGGAGATCCAGCGGAACAGCAGCGTTTCCGAGAGTTGATCTTCATCCAGGCGCGTCAAGCCTTGCGTGAAGAAGCCAAAGCCTTGAATCCCAGTCTTCAAGAGTTTTGGAAGCGTGTCGAGATTCTGCGAAGTCAACCGGTTGCACAGATTCAGGAAGCTCTTTACGCAGACCTACCGGCTCAGCAGCGCTTATTGCAGTTCTCGTCTATTGGAGCAGAGGCCCTACTCCATCGCTACAACTGCGCCCAGGTACAAGGGCTCCTGCTGAATTCAGAAGCTCTGGAACTGCGCTTAGAACACCCAGATCCTGGACCGTTGCGCCAGCTGTGCAAGTACCTACGCTTTCACCAATTGCTGGCCCAGATCACAACAGAAGAACAGGGCATCTTTCAACTTCGGATCGATGGTCCACTGAGCCTGTTCTACAAAACTCAGAAGTACGGACTGCAATTGGCCAATTTCTTCCCCGCAATCCTGCAACAGAAGAACTGGCAGTTACGAGCTACGGTCTGCTTCCGACAGAAGCCACCGCTTCAGTTACAACTGGATCCGAGTTATGGAATCCGTTCGCACTACCAACAATTCCACGATTATGTGCCTCCAGAATTTCAACAGATTGGTGACCGCTTAAAGGAGCGTCTACCAGAGTGGCGGTTGGAGCTTGCCGGTAGCTTTGTACCGTTGCCAGGCGATCGCTACTGCTTTCCAGATTT
The window above is part of the SAR324 cluster bacterium genome. Proteins encoded here:
- a CDS encoding DUF790 family protein, translating into MLTRDLLRFRSRKGRIYPQFLDPDDVLLQRAAEALVEVFRQASTGGSTRQELTKKTSLQLQSQQLDNPIGRGLEKLLLDRSEFDTGDPAEQQRFRELIFIQARQALREEAKALNPSLQEFWKRVEILRSQPVAQIQEALYADLPAQQRLLQFSSIGAEALLHRYNCAQVQGLLLNSEALELRLEHPDPGPLRQLCKYLRFHQLLAQITTEEQGIFQLRIDGPLSLFYKTQKYGLQLANFFPAILQQKNWQLRATVCFRQKPPLQLQLDPSYGIRSHYQQFHDYVPPEFQQIGDRLKERLPEWRLELAGSFVPLPGDRYCFPDFVLQHQTGASVALELFHGWHAGPLRQRLQQLEEVQGVPLLLGISNSLSKNPELSVALETSSYFKTFGFSFRELPTVDKLTKALKSWWGVTQR